One window from the genome of Halostella litorea encodes:
- a CDS encoding helix-turn-helix domain-containing protein, with amino-acid sequence MSREPLDRQTGPVAEVEFSFRDPEYPFVSASDSEECVFELAEMVPRDGGRYAEFFNVTDVEPGRILDLTADRETVDVSLLREYEHGGLFEFLVSGDCPAFALAELGALPRDVYAADGEGRIVAEIPPRHDPCDVVDRFLDESPGAEVVRKQRKEAVTPLLPQSGFTELLAERLTDRQREVLCAAYEAGYYDWPRDCTGEEVAESLGISSATFSEHIHAAERKLLAAVFDGSGAN; translated from the coding sequence ATGTCCCGAGAGCCGCTCGACCGGCAGACCGGCCCGGTGGCCGAGGTGGAGTTCTCCTTTCGCGACCCGGAGTACCCGTTCGTGTCCGCGTCGGACTCGGAGGAGTGCGTCTTCGAACTCGCCGAGATGGTGCCCCGGGACGGCGGTCGCTACGCCGAGTTCTTCAACGTGACCGACGTCGAGCCCGGGCGGATCCTCGACCTCACGGCCGACCGGGAGACGGTCGACGTCTCCCTGCTCAGGGAGTACGAGCACGGGGGGCTGTTCGAGTTCCTCGTCTCCGGGGACTGCCCGGCCTTCGCGCTCGCCGAACTCGGCGCGCTCCCGCGGGACGTGTACGCCGCCGACGGCGAGGGGCGGATCGTCGCGGAGATACCCCCGCGGCACGACCCGTGCGACGTCGTCGACCGGTTCCTCGACGAGTCCCCCGGCGCGGAGGTGGTCAGGAAGCAGCGGAAAGAGGCCGTCACCCCGCTGCTCCCACAGTCGGGGTTCACCGAACTGCTGGCCGAGCGGCTCACCGACAGGCAGCGCGAGGTCCTGTGTGCCGCCTACGAGGCGGGGTACTACGACTGGCCCCGCGACTGTACCGGCGAGGAGGTCGCCGAGTCGCTCGGCATCTCCTCGGCGACGTTCTCGGAACACATCCACGCCGCCGAGCGCAAGCTCCTCGCGGCGGTCTTCGACGGCTCGGGCGCGAACTGA
- a CDS encoding HalOD1 output domain-containing protein → MDSTDTVRYDPESETYTARHAQGGGRTAVHSVVEAVAAATDSEPTAMEPLYETLDPHALDWLCGRGGERGRTSPGTVVSFRFEGCAVSVHADGRAVVSKRGDRP, encoded by the coding sequence ATGGACAGCACAGATACGGTACGGTACGATCCCGAGTCCGAGACGTACACGGCACGCCACGCACAGGGAGGCGGGCGGACGGCCGTCCACAGCGTCGTCGAGGCGGTCGCGGCGGCGACCGACAGCGAGCCCACGGCCATGGAGCCGCTGTACGAGACGCTCGACCCGCACGCGCTGGACTGGCTGTGCGGGCGGGGCGGCGAGCGCGGTCGAACGTCCCCGGGGACGGTCGTCTCGTTCCGGTTCGAAGGCTGCGCCGTCTCCGTGCACGCCGACGGCCGGGCCGTGGTGTCGAAACGCGGCGACCGTCCGTGA